A stretch of the Teretinema zuelzerae genome encodes the following:
- a CDS encoding ATP-binding protein yields the protein MRNKYKEILKEYNLEPKIIVIKTPKSIVIERIEKRNGSNADEIMLTTEETEKYYDNFEFPTEDEGELIIINGF from the coding sequence ATGCGAAATAAATATAAGGAAATTTTAAAAGAATATAATCTTGAACCTAAGATTATTGTTATAAAAACTCCAAAAAGTATAGTAATAGAGAGAATAGAAAAAAGAAATGGTAGTAATGCAGATGAAATAATGTTAACTACTGAAGAAACGGAAAAATATTATGATAATTTTGAATTTCCAACAGAGGATGAAGGAGAACTCATTATTATTAATGGATTCTGA
- a CDS encoding AAA family ATPase, producing MKKNPIKPNVFFMCGPAGSGKTTYAKKLEREGFLRLSFDEESFKLGITKHPLSKEMHQEIENRLIKILKENIVNGIDVVLDFSF from the coding sequence ATGAAAAAAAACCCAATTAAACCAAATGTTTTTTTTATGTGTGGTCCAGCAGGATCAGGAAAAACAACTTATGCTAAAAAACTTGAACGGGAAGGTTTTTTACGTTTATCGTTTGATGAAGAATCATTTAAACTGGGTATTACTAAACATCCTTTATCAAAAGAAATGCATCAAGAAATTGAAAACAGACTTATAAAAATACTAAAAGAAAATATTGTTAATGGAATAGATGTGGTTTTAGATTTTTCTTTTTGA
- a CDS encoding DUF2971 domain-containing protein: MKLYKYYSNYDFVEETITKNTLYFSSVEKFNDPYESICNINYKNKTHTMIPNPKMFGNVCCFCQKPDNYLLWSHYADNHRGFCIEYEFDKIRLTKEKRYESLINSNKYVVGKVKYQKDALKCNKLPSMEYSDNLCNLFFHKFPMWKYENEVRIVLFNSKINKITLPNTKITKVFFGKNCDKKYMIRILHIINFNQLKIDLYHLDYHLKGNRMIVFQRPLDWYFEE; encoded by the coding sequence ATGAAATTATATAAGTATTATTCGAATTATGATTTTGTTGAAGAAACTATAACAAAAAATACTTTATATTTTAGTAGTGTAGAGAAATTCAATGATCCTTATGAAAGTATTTGTAATATTAATTATAAGAATAAAACACATACAATGATACCTAATCCAAAAATGTTTGGTAATGTTTGTTGTTTTTGCCAGAAACCTGATAACTATTTATTATGGTCACATTATGCAGATAATCATAGAGGTTTTTGTATTGAATATGAATTTGATAAAATTCGATTAACAAAAGAAAAAAGATACGAGTCATTGATTAATAGTAATAAATACGTTGTTGGTAAAGTTAAATATCAAAAAGATGCATTAAAGTGTAATAAGCTTCCCAGTATGGAGTATTCAGACAATCTATGTAATTTATTCTTTCACAAATTTCCTATGTGGAAGTATGAAAATGAAGTAAGAATTGTTCTGTTCAATAGTAAGATTAATAAAATTACTTTACCAAATACTAAAATTACTAAAGTTTTTTTTGGTAAAAACTGTGATAAAAAGTATATGATAAGAATCCTGCATATTATTAATTTTAATCAACTAAAAATAGATTTATACCATTTAGATTATCACCTAAAAGGAAACAGAATGATTGTTTTTCAAAGGCCTTTGGATTGGTATTTTGAGGAATAA
- a CDS encoding class I SAM-dependent methyltransferase — protein sequence MEKVYQKNPKKIFDFIQFILSKKSLIKIDKILDFGCGTGIDSLFLSKNMYSVTGYDVSEKMLKLAQKKVSNDEYKLKFTNDLNAEKYDCIFSYGAFGHILSNENIKNTLNTIYNSLNPGGVFILHQENILGIIKYIKNRKHIFKDNGFKYKVKLDYKVDLLKSYLIETQKIKILKGSKVINFIQENHIFRNWTYPEGMFFLENSGFKNIECYSSLNDRIEISGNEIGLIYCCIKEKLSNN from the coding sequence ATGGAAAAAGTATATCAAAAAAATCCCAAGAAGATTTTTGATTTTATACAATTTATTTTAAGTAAAAAATCTTTAATCAAAATAGATAAAATACTGGATTTTGGATGTGGGACTGGAATAGATTCATTATTTCTCTCAAAAAATATGTATTCTGTAACTGGATATGATGTATCAGAAAAAATGTTAAAATTAGCTCAAAAAAAAGTAAGCAATGATGAATATAAGCTAAAATTCACTAACGATTTAAATGCAGAAAAATATGATTGTATATTTTCATATGGAGCATTTGGGCATATTTTATCAAATGAAAATATTAAGAACACATTAAATACAATTTATAATTCATTAAATCCAGGAGGAGTATTTATTCTTCATCAGGAAAATATTTTAGGAATAATAAAATATATTAAAAATCGTAAACATATCTTCAAAGATAATGGATTCAAATATAAAGTAAAATTAGATTATAAAGTGGATTTATTAAAAAGTTATTTAATCGAAACTCAAAAAATAAAAATATTAAAAGGATCTAAAGTAATTAATTTTATTCAAGAAAACCACATATTTCGAAATTGGACATATCCTGAAGGTATGTTTTTTTTGGAAAATTCTGGTTTTAAGAATATAGAATGTTATTCATCGTTAAATGACCGCATTGAAATATCTGGAAATGAAATTGGTTTGATTTACTGTTGTATAAAGGAAAAATTATCTAACAACTAG
- a CDS encoding GNAT family N-acetyltransferase: protein MLVGRLRRRRKKLKEFMLTIKIADSTEINTLLSIYIEKVKWLRSMNKPLWDESQFILEALNKKYENPVFYVGIINNEIIGGFILVEYDRLYWPEVTDNSTYFFYKFVISNKYCGKNYSDRILKWVKEYGREMNKKYIRLDYDGNRKPITEMYTRNGFNPVDTISNQHVSKLIKAEYLITGNN from the coding sequence ATGTTAGTCGGACGCCTACGGCGCCGAAGAAAGAAATTAAAGGAATTTATGTTAACGATAAAAATAGCTGATTCTACTGAAATAAATACATTACTTTCTATCTATATTGAGAAAGTAAAATGGTTGCGATCAATGAATAAACCATTATGGGATGAATCTCAATTTATTCTTGAGGCATTGAATAAAAAATATGAGAATCCCGTTTTTTATGTAGGAATAATTAATAATGAAATTATTGGTGGTTTCATTTTAGTTGAGTATGATCGGTTGTATTGGCCAGAAGTAACTGATAATTCAACATATTTTTTTTACAAATTTGTTATCAGTAATAAGTATTGTGGTAAGAATTACTCTGATAGAATACTTAAGTGGGTAAAAGAATATGGACGAGAAATGAATAAAAAATACATACGATTAGATTATGATGGAAACAGAAAACCTATTACCGAGATGTATACACGAAACGGATTTAATCCAGTTGATACAATAAGCAATCAACATGTATCAAAATTAATTAAAGCAGAATATTTAATAACCGGTAATAATTGA
- a CDS encoding IS91 family transposase encodes MKNRILEQICSVALKRSFKLDAKQKRSLQNMRECKTTRYGGRVVQCTKCGTIATVYNSCNQRGCPICYKANQKRWEDKVLTSVLNVNHFHLVISIPQVFTGVWLRNKKDFMNAFFECVKRAINNISKYYGITPGCIAVFQTHGKGMSYKPHIHCVLSDGGLTGNGDWMPLGTISYTRITDVIKEYLVKELQRKHIQDIPEQKDINDREWNVYATYYQGNVQKIIGYLAHAAKGVVINLNQELVENEEKGTFSYIERHAGKETRIELDKELFVSRYMNHIPVPHTVTVRNYGLYSNQYSDQLEKLQKIFPMEIEMEEAECVDHCPICHAAMEIIMTLEPYEEVPAHEILCKIKLPET; translated from the coding sequence ATGAAGAACCGTATACTCGAGCAGATATGCTCTGTTGCGCTTAAAAGATCCTTTAAGCTTGATGCGAAACAAAAACGCTCTCTTCAGAATATGAGGGAGTGTAAAACAACCCGGTATGGCGGCCGAGTTGTGCAATGCACAAAATGTGGAACAATCGCAACTGTATATAATTCCTGTAACCAACGTGGTTGTCCTATCTGTTATAAAGCGAACCAGAAAAGATGGGAGGATAAGGTATTAACGTCTGTATTAAATGTTAATCACTTCCATTTAGTCATATCAATTCCACAGGTTTTCACTGGCGTGTGGCTCAGAAATAAGAAAGATTTCATGAACGCTTTTTTCGAATGTGTAAAGCGTGCAATAAATAACATATCGAAATATTATGGAATAACCCCTGGATGTATAGCGGTATTTCAAACACATGGAAAGGGGATGTCTTATAAACCGCATATACATTGCGTGTTATCTGATGGTGGACTGACTGGTAACGGTGACTGGATGCCGTTAGGAACGATATCATATACGCGAATTACTGATGTGATAAAAGAATATCTTGTTAAGGAATTACAGAGAAAACATATACAAGATATTCCTGAACAGAAGGATATTAATGATCGCGAATGGAATGTATACGCAACATATTATCAGGGAAATGTACAAAAGATAATAGGATATTTAGCACACGCCGCTAAGGGTGTAGTGATAAACCTTAATCAAGAATTGGTGGAAAACGAAGAGAAAGGAACATTTAGTTATATTGAACGTCATGCAGGGAAAGAGACGCGAATTGAGTTGGATAAGGAACTGTTTGTATCTCGATACATGAATCACATACCTGTCCCTCATACTGTAACAGTACGGAATTATGGATTATACTCAAACCAATACAGTGATCAGTTAGAAAAACTGCAGAAAATATTTCCGATGGAAATAGAGATGGAAGAAGCGGAATGTGTAGATCATTGTCCTATATGTCATGCGGCAATGGAAATCATTATGACCTTGGAACCGTATGAAGAAGTTCCTGCACATGAAATATTGTGTAAGATAAAGCTTCCTGAAACGTAA
- a CDS encoding IS91 family transposase, translated as MKNRILEQICSVALKRSFKLDAKQKRSLQNMRECKTTRYGGRVVQCTKCGTIATVYNSCNQRGCPICYKANQKRWEDKVLTSVLNVNHFHLVISIPQVFTGVWLRNKKDFMNAFFECVKRAINNISKYYGITPGCIAVFQTHGKGMSYKPHIHCVLSDGGLTGNGDWMPLGTISYTRITDVIKEYLVKELQRKHIQDIPEQKDINDREWNVYATYYQGNVQKIIGYLAHAAKGVVINLNQELVENEEKGTFSYIERHAGKETRIELDKELFVSRYMNHIPVPHTVTVRNYGLYSNQYSDKLEKLQKIFPMEIEMEEAECVDHCPICHAAMEIIMTLEPYEEVPAHEILCKIKLPET; from the coding sequence ATGAAGAACCGTATACTCGAGCAGATATGCTCTGTTGCGCTTAAAAGATCCTTTAAGCTTGATGCGAAACAAAAACGCTCTCTTCAGAATATGAGGGAGTGTAAAACAACCCGGTATGGCGGCCGAGTTGTGCAATGCACAAAATGTGGAACAATCGCAACTGTATATAATTCCTGTAACCAACGTGGTTGTCCTATCTGTTATAAAGCGAACCAGAAAAGATGGGAGGATAAGGTATTAACATCTGTATTAAATGTTAATCACTTTCATTTAGTCATATCAATTCCACAGGTTTTCACTGGCGTGTGGCTCAGAAATAAGAAAGATTTCATGAACGCTTTTTTCGAATGTGTAAAGCGTGCAATAAATAACATATCGAAATATTATGGAATAACCCCTGGATGTATAGCGGTATTTCAAACACATGGAAAGGGGATGTCTTATAAACCGCATATACATTGCGTGTTATCTGATGGTGGACTGACTGGTAACGGTGACTGGATGCCGTTAGGAACGATATCATATACGCGAATTACTGATGTGATAAAAGAATATCTTGTTAAAGAATTACAGAGAAAACATATACAAGATATTCCTGAACAGAAGGATATTAATGATCGCGAATGGAATGTATACGCAACATATTATCAGGGAAATGTACAAAAGATAATAGGATATTTAGCACACGCCGCTAAGGGTGTAGTGATAAACCTTAATCAAGAATTGGTGGAAAACGAAGAGAAAGGAACATTTAGTTATATTGAACGTCATGCAGGGAAAGAGACGCGAATTGAGTTGGATAAGGAACTGTTTGTATCTCGATACATGAATCACATACCTGTCCCTCATACTGTAACAGTACGGAATTATGGATTATACTCAAACCAATACAGCGATAAGTTAGAAAAACTGCAGAAAATATTTCCGATGGAAATAGAGATGGAAGAAGCGGAATGTGTAGATCATTGTCCTATATGTCATGCGGCAATGGAAATCATTATGACCTTGGAACCGTATGAAGAAGTTCCTGCACATGAAATATTGTGTAAGATAAAGCTTCCTGAAACGTAA
- a CDS encoding integron integrase codes for MVRNTKYLRGFLRALFKYRFISFSSLLSDPEILQSLPITMNLQIPQGTIPRPIQIDCGDAPAPSSSPIPATIHGTKTPIPANVHGTKTPIPTTIHRTKLPAVNNTVDIHPLLKKYRDALEARHYSPRTCEAYVKWVERFFSKHSRVESGKLTTKHLNEFITALAVEGDVSASTQNQALAALLFLYKCILGHPPEEIGEVIRAKKPVRLPVVLSRNEVNTVISLLQDEKRLIARLMYGTGMRIMECLSLRVQDIDFERNEILVRNGKGAKDRHTMLPQSLEPALREHLSHIKALHARDLAEGFGGVLLPGSLERKYANASKSWSWQWVFPQDRRWKDPESGIEGRHHMDESILQRAVHEAVLKAGLSKKATCHTFRHSFATHLLENGYDIRTVQELLGHTDVKTTMIYTHVLNKGPSGVKSPLDQL; via the coding sequence ATGGTTCGAAACACGAAATATCTACGTGGCTTTCTTCGCGCTCTGTTTAAATACCGGTTCATTTCTTTTTCTTCCCTGTTGAGCGATCCTGAAATATTGCAGAGCCTCCCCATAACGATGAACCTGCAAATTCCCCAGGGAACGATCCCGCGGCCGATCCAAATCGACTGCGGAGATGCCCCTGCTCCGTCGTCGTCGCCTATTCCGGCTACTATCCACGGGACAAAGACGCCAATTCCGGCTAATGTCCACGGGACAAAGACGCCTATTCCGACTACTATCCATCGGACAAAGTTGCCTGCTGTGAATAATACAGTCGACATCCATCCTCTGCTGAAAAAGTATCGGGATGCCCTTGAGGCGCGGCACTATAGTCCGCGTACGTGCGAAGCCTATGTAAAGTGGGTTGAGCGTTTTTTCAGCAAACACTCCCGGGTCGAATCCGGAAAATTAACGACAAAGCATCTTAATGAGTTCATCACCGCCCTTGCGGTTGAAGGCGACGTAAGCGCTTCTACCCAAAATCAGGCTCTTGCTGCGCTTCTTTTTTTGTATAAGTGCATCCTCGGCCATCCGCCGGAAGAAATCGGAGAAGTGATCCGAGCAAAAAAACCGGTTCGTCTTCCTGTAGTTCTCAGTAGAAATGAAGTCAACACGGTTATATCCCTTCTTCAGGATGAAAAACGTTTAATTGCACGTCTTATGTACGGAACCGGCATGCGGATTATGGAGTGCCTGTCTCTTCGTGTCCAAGATATAGACTTTGAACGCAATGAAATCCTTGTTCGTAACGGAAAAGGCGCTAAGGACAGGCATACCATGCTCCCTCAATCTCTTGAGCCGGCTCTTCGCGAGCATCTTTCGCACATAAAAGCCCTGCATGCAAGGGATCTCGCTGAAGGATTCGGCGGAGTTCTGCTTCCCGGCTCGCTCGAGAGAAAGTATGCCAACGCGTCTAAATCATGGTCCTGGCAATGGGTTTTTCCTCAAGATCGACGGTGGAAAGATCCAGAGTCCGGAATAGAGGGGCGGCACCATATGGATGAATCTATTCTTCAGCGCGCTGTCCATGAGGCTGTTCTTAAGGCCGGCCTCTCGAAAAAAGCCACATGCCATACGTTTCGGCACTCGTTCGCGACCCATCTTTTAGAGAACGGCTACGATATAAGAACTGTTCAGGAACTTCTCGGCCATACAGACGTAAAAACAACGATGATTTATACCCATGTTCTCAATAAAGGCCCGTCTGGAGTAAAAAGCCCTTTAGATCAGCTGTAA
- a CDS encoding GNAT family N-acetyltransferase, giving the protein MIFETDRLIVRPPVFQDASDIFRNYAQDAEVTKYLTWKPHTEYAQTEEWVRFCIKTANDESGLKFVVHHKADAETIGMIDFRFDDFQTDFGYVLARRYWNQGLMTEAMLPLIRHVYRLPNIYRIWATHDIDNPGSGKVMEKIGMKYEGTLRRSIIHPNISDLPRDAKYYSIVK; this is encoded by the coding sequence ATGATTTTTGAAACAGACCGGCTGATCGTAAGGCCTCCGGTATTCCAGGACGCGTCCGATATTTTCAGAAATTATGCCCAGGATGCCGAGGTTACCAAATACCTTACATGGAAACCGCACACCGAGTATGCGCAAACCGAGGAGTGGGTGCGATTTTGCATTAAAACGGCAAACGACGAATCCGGACTCAAATTCGTCGTTCATCATAAGGCGGATGCGGAAACGATCGGGATGATAGATTTCAGATTCGACGATTTTCAAACCGATTTCGGCTATGTTCTGGCGCGAAGGTACTGGAACCAGGGACTGATGACGGAAGCAATGCTGCCGCTTATTCGGCATGTATACAGACTGCCGAACATATATCGGATTTGGGCGACGCACGACATCGACAATCCCGGATCCGGCAAAGTGATGGAAAAGATCGGGATGAAATATGAGGGCACGCTTCGACGCTCGATCATCCATCCGAATATCTCGGACCTGCCCAGGGACGCAAAGTACTACTCGATCGTGAAATAA
- the chrA gene encoding chromate efflux transporter: MNKPGKNTGWGAFLADVFVCSLGAYGGPEAHYGVFADHMVSRKKHLTEEELLELIALTGILPGPSSTQTIVAIGYKVGGPVLGALTLLVWAAPVLAVMTMLSFLGAFLEQRRISPGILRYIGPMAVGFIIVAAYRLGRKAIADKTAFLLMLFAGTTTYFIHEPWIYPLVLIAGGAFAAAASKEKNIWNRVRLDPPWAYLAAFAATALAGFAAITVSDNRIVHLFESFYRYGYLVIGGGQVVVPLMFSELVEANRYMSDQEFLTGFGLVQGLPGPMFSFSAYAGGMAARGSGVLFQILGAAAGGIGIFMPGVLLIYFVYPIWENLKAIRGIRIALRGVTAAACGLIAASAVVLMRKNGFSADALVATAASAGLLLLRKIPAPVIVAACIIAGVVIPF, encoded by the coding sequence ATGAATAAGCCTGGAAAAAACACCGGATGGGGGGCGTTTCTCGCAGATGTGTTCGTCTGTTCGCTGGGAGCGTACGGGGGGCCGGAGGCGCATTACGGGGTTTTCGCCGATCATATGGTTTCCCGGAAAAAGCACCTTACAGAGGAAGAGCTTCTGGAGCTTATCGCGCTCACGGGAATTCTCCCCGGACCGAGCAGCACGCAAACGATCGTCGCGATCGGATATAAGGTCGGAGGGCCGGTTCTCGGTGCGTTGACCCTGCTGGTATGGGCGGCGCCGGTTCTTGCGGTTATGACGATGCTCTCGTTTCTCGGCGCTTTTTTGGAACAGCGCAGGATTTCCCCCGGCATTCTCAGATACATCGGGCCGATGGCGGTCGGCTTCATCATAGTCGCGGCATACCGGCTCGGGCGAAAGGCGATCGCAGACAAGACGGCTTTTCTGCTCATGCTGTTCGCAGGAACAACGACGTACTTCATACACGAGCCGTGGATCTATCCGCTGGTGTTGATCGCGGGAGGAGCGTTCGCCGCGGCCGCGTCGAAAGAGAAGAACATCTGGAACCGGGTTCGACTCGATCCGCCCTGGGCATACCTTGCGGCTTTCGCGGCAACCGCGCTCGCGGGTTTCGCGGCAATCACCGTCAGCGACAACAGAATCGTTCATCTGTTCGAAAGCTTCTACCGCTACGGATATCTGGTCATTGGAGGCGGGCAGGTAGTGGTTCCGCTGATGTTCAGCGAATTGGTGGAAGCCAATCGCTACATGAGCGATCAGGAATTTCTCACCGGGTTCGGCCTCGTTCAGGGATTGCCCGGCCCGATGTTCAGCTTCAGCGCCTACGCGGGCGGAATGGCGGCGAGGGGAAGCGGAGTCTTATTCCAGATCCTGGGCGCGGCGGCCGGCGGAATCGGAATCTTTATGCCGGGAGTGCTGCTCATCTACTTCGTGTATCCGATTTGGGAAAATCTCAAGGCTATCCGCGGAATCCGCATTGCCTTGCGCGGGGTAACCGCTGCCGCGTGCGGCTTGATTGCGGCCTCTGCGGTCGTGCTGATGCGGAAGAACGGGTTTTCCGCGGACGCGCTCGTTGCGACGGCTGCTTCCGCCGGATTGCTGCTGCTGAGGAAAATCCCGGCGCCGGTCATCGTCGCGGCATGCATAATTGCCGGAGTCGTTATTCCGTTTTGA
- a CDS encoding lysoplasmalogenase, translating to MNKKTASIAFFVAGLAAAVLFIVLRHSVPLPQAVLLKAIPTLLMAAWILVVRLDKSNAWIFAGLLFSMIGDIFMELPGETAFMVGIGANTLGIVCYTLYFYFSDRSPDLVRFIPVAIVMGVFYIILYDYLGDLKLAVFVYCFIHALFLWRSSARFGEEHISPASQYVCFIGCVSVTISDFLLSLTIFGIIPNVNKFQIVDMILWWSGLFMLTVTAEIRRRNMLASKDSAAPVE from the coding sequence ATGAACAAAAAGACTGCTTCGATTGCATTCTTTGTCGCAGGGCTCGCCGCGGCCGTGCTCTTCATCGTTTTGAGGCACAGCGTGCCGCTGCCTCAGGCGGTGCTGCTGAAAGCGATCCCGACCCTCTTGATGGCCGCGTGGATACTCGTCGTACGGCTGGACAAGAGCAACGCGTGGATTTTCGCAGGCTTGCTGTTTTCCATGATCGGGGACATTTTCATGGAACTCCCGGGAGAGACGGCGTTCATGGTCGGCATCGGAGCGAACACCCTGGGAATCGTCTGCTACACGCTGTATTTCTATTTTTCGGACAGAAGCCCCGACCTTGTCCGCTTCATACCGGTCGCCATAGTGATGGGAGTCTTTTACATCATTCTCTACGATTACCTCGGAGACCTGAAGCTGGCGGTGTTCGTCTACTGCTTCATCCATGCGCTGTTCCTGTGGCGATCGTCCGCGCGCTTCGGAGAAGAACACATCAGCCCGGCGTCCCAATACGTCTGCTTCATCGGCTGCGTTTCGGTTACCATCAGCGACTTTCTGCTCAGTTTGACGATTTTCGGAATCATACCGAACGTGAATAAATTCCAGATTGTCGATATGATTCTCTGGTGGTCTGGCCTGTTCATGCTGACGGTAACCGCGGAAATCAGGCGACGAAACATGCTCGCCTCGAAGGACTCCGCGGCGCCTGTCGAATGA
- a CDS encoding RidA family protein: MDKKAFSANGAAVVGPYSQAIGAGDLVFLSGQTPMDPETKKLVSGSIAEQTRRCLLNLFSVLEAAGLTPAHVVKTTVFLTNMANFAEMNAEYKTHFSEPFPARSTIGVQELPLGAEVEIELIAHR, from the coding sequence ATGGATAAAAAAGCGTTCAGCGCGAACGGAGCGGCGGTCGTCGGCCCCTACTCGCAGGCGATCGGCGCCGGAGACCTCGTGTTTCTTTCGGGGCAGACGCCGATGGATCCGGAGACCAAGAAGCTCGTTTCCGGAAGCATCGCGGAGCAGACGCGCAGATGCCTGCTCAATTTATTTTCGGTGCTGGAAGCTGCCGGGCTGACTCCCGCCCATGTCGTGAAAACCACCGTGTTCCTGACGAACATGGCGAACTTCGCCGAGATGAACGCAGAATATAAGACTCATTTCTCGGAGCCCTTCCCGGCCCGCTCGACTATCGGGGTGCAGGAACTACCGCTTGGAGCCGAAGTTGAAATCGAGTTGATCGCTCACAGATGA
- a CDS encoding GNAT family N-acetyltransferase gives MVRGTLRIRRAEARDLPALMNIERASFAPEIQESEETFADRLNAFPGGALILEAGSEGNRNDREDCRRAGNCSNGSNGGNGGCRRSGEPVGYLTAEIWDKAPPPSAEGYRLGHRASERHNPEGRVLYISSFAVLPEARGGTGRAFFCEALDLLCAENPKIDRVVFIVHEQWRAARHIYEGCGFQYTGVLPSFFKDGDAGSDALIMEKKR, from the coding sequence ATGGTAAGGGGCACATTGCGCATACGGCGCGCCGAAGCGCGGGACCTCCCGGCCCTGATGAACATTGAAAGAGCCTCCTTCGCTCCGGAGATTCAAGAGAGCGAAGAAACCTTTGCGGACCGGTTGAACGCGTTTCCCGGCGGAGCGTTGATCCTCGAGGCTGGAAGCGAAGGCAATAGAAACGACCGCGAAGATTGCCGCCGGGCCGGCAACTGCAGTAACGGCAGTAACGGCGGCAACGGCGGATGCCGCCGAAGCGGCGAACCGGTCGGCTATCTCACTGCCGAAATTTGGGACAAGGCGCCGCCGCCCTCAGCGGAAGGATACAGGCTTGGACACCGGGCAAGCGAACGGCATAATCCGGAAGGAAGGGTGCTTTACATTTCGTCCTTCGCCGTTCTCCCGGAAGCGAGAGGCGGAACGGGACGCGCGTTTTTCTGCGAGGCGCTGGATCTCCTGTGCGCCGAAAACCCGAAAATCGATCGCGTCGTATTCATAGTCCACGAACAGTGGCGCGCGGCCCGGCATATTTACGAAGGCTGCGGATTTCAATATACAGGCGTGCTCCCATCTTTTTTCAAGGACGGAGACGCGGGCTCGGACGCATTGATAATGGAGAAAAAACGGTGA
- a CDS encoding DMT family transporter produces the protein MNTAAGKIRIYIVAFATIFVWSSTFISTKILLKEFSPVEILLYRFFAAWLLMFIVYPKVHRPESLKAELTLVLAGISGGSLYFLGENFALRFSLASNVSLLVSTAPILTAILAHFFIRGEKFSRNSISGALIAFAGAALVILNGTFVLKLNPAGDLLALSSALSWAVYSITIKNLKTKYPTYYITRKIFFYTLLTSLPVVIVSPIRLQFSAFADPVMAVNFLFLAVFASCGAYVAWNRVIWTLGATKANNFIYFIPLLTLFESALILGEPLTPFAGVGTILVVAGVFQASKKTEHS, from the coding sequence GTGAACACTGCGGCAGGAAAAATTCGGATTTACATAGTGGCCTTCGCGACCATATTCGTATGGAGCTCGACCTTCATCTCGACCAAAATACTTCTGAAGGAATTCTCGCCGGTTGAAATTCTCCTGTACCGGTTTTTCGCCGCGTGGCTTCTCATGTTCATCGTGTATCCGAAAGTGCATCGCCCCGAAAGCCTGAAGGCCGAGCTGACCCTCGTTCTGGCGGGTATCTCGGGAGGATCGCTCTACTTTTTGGGAGAAAACTTCGCGCTGCGGTTTTCGCTCGCATCGAACGTATCGCTTTTGGTCTCGACGGCGCCGATACTCACCGCGATTCTGGCTCATTTTTTCATTCGCGGGGAAAAGTTTTCACGCAATTCGATATCCGGCGCCCTCATAGCCTTCGCGGGCGCGGCCCTGGTCATTCTGAACGGAACCTTCGTTTTGAAGCTCAACCCGGCGGGGGACCTGCTCGCGCTCAGCTCGGCGCTTTCCTGGGCGGTCTACTCGATCACCATTAAAAACCTCAAAACGAAATATCCGACTTATTACATCACCCGGAAAATCTTTTTTTACACCCTGCTTACCTCGCTTCCCGTCGTTATCGTTTCGCCGATCCGCCTGCAATTTTCGGCCTTCGCAGATCCGGTCATGGCCGTCAACTTTCTCTTTCTGGCCGTTTTCGCCTCCTGCGGAGCCTATGTCGCCTGGAACAGGGTTATCTGGACGCTCGGCGCCACGAAGGCGAACAATTTCATCTATTTCATCCCGCTGTTGACCCTCTTCGAATCGGCGCTCATACTCGGAGAGCCGCTCACCCCCTTCGCAGGAGTCGGAACGATACTCGTCGTGGCGGGCGTATTCCAGGCGTCGAAAAAAACGGAACACTCATGA